In Rhineura floridana isolate rRhiFlo1 chromosome 22, rRhiFlo1.hap2, whole genome shotgun sequence, a single genomic region encodes these proteins:
- the LOC133374721 gene encoding trichohyalin-like, whose translation MAHLLDSIHDITGVFYKHAKRHGGSVTLSQREMKRLIKEELAEVIKNTCDPQTLQLMFQQLEHNKEGVVDFNSYLHLLFNTAKACFRHQEARGCFLPCDGSRRKEERRDYLRREPVVQVDEGNCCVCQLELRGDCRKDCPPHDHPEREDECEDQCREFECQAIVENCGQSREQELQRNEASCRDLLQRDDLERCHPLCQSQLREGDERDQCSIRRGEDRRQCQRQETEEENMRRPWLCGSGEGEGGRAQPRRRDDEPNKESFQSKSLQRDCERRRPQICEATLREAIQRKEDCYEALEKGCKSRKSQQVCYNESVDCEKRRSWSCEQALWDEVQRSLEHYEHELLENANDGRFQACKPGVCEDDQRKQGFYDPGTFEGDVEWRRSEACKPGLCEDVQKKQQYCDPEAFERDAERRRPQTCKPGLREDSQKQQQQCEIGSFKKGAGRRRSARRQPQLCEDVQKKQLFCDPETFERDTEPRKSEACKPEPCEDRQHHQCYEAGAFKRGMEQRRSLRHERVCQEDIRGRQQCFQPEPMECDGERRRLQGCESGLRECIPKKQLYCEPGALDRKCERRRPLLRVEKVRRWDLKSANLP comes from the exons ATGGCTCACCTTCTGGACAGCatccatgacatcactggggtcTTTTACAAGCATGCCAAACGTCACGGGGGCAGCGTCACCTTGAGCCAGAGGGAGATGAAGAGGCTGatcaaggaggagttggctgagGTCATCAAG AACACTTGCGATCCTCAGACCCTTCAGCTGATGTTCCAACAGCTGGAACACAACAAGGAAGGCGTGGTCGACTTCAACAGCTACCTGCATCTCCTCTTCAACACAGCTAAGGCCTGCTTCAGACACCAAGAGGCCAGAGGATGCTTCCTTCCATGTGATGGCAGcaggagaaaggaggagaggagagattaCCTTCGCCGTGAGCCCGTAGTGCAAGTGGATGAAGGAAACTGCTGTGTATGTCAGCTTGAGCTGAGAGGTGATTGCAGGAAAGACTGTCCACCACATGACCATCCAGAAAGGGAAGATGAATGTGAAGATCAATGCCGTGAGTTCGAATGCCAGGCGATTGTGGAGAATTGTGGGCAGTCCAGAGAACAAGAGCTACAAAGGAATGAAGCCAGCTGTCGAGACCTTCTGCAGAGGGACGACCTTGAGAGATGTCATCCGTTATGTCAGTCTCAGCTCCGGGAAGGAGATGAAAGGGACCAATGTTCCATACGAAGAGGGGAAGACCGGAGGCAATGTCAGCGTCAAGAGACTGAGGAGGAGAACATGAGGAGACCATGGCTGTGTGGatcaggagaaggggaggggggaagggcacAGCCACGAAGAAGAGACGATGAACCGAACAAGGAGAGTTTTCAATCGAAAAGTCTGCAAAGAGATTGTGAAAGGCGAAGGCCTCAAATATGTGAAGCAACACTGAGAGAGGCTATTCAGAGGAAAGAGGATTGCTATGAGGCCCTGGAAAAAGGGTGCAAAAGCAGAAAGTCACAACAAGTGTGTTACAATGAATCCGTGGACTGTGAGAAGAGAAGGTCTTGGTCATGCGAGCAAGCACTGTGGGATGAGGTTCAGAGAAGTCTAGAACATTATGAACATGAACTCCTGGAAAATGCGAATGATGGGAGGTTTCAAGCTTGCAAACCAGGAGTATGTGAGGATGACCAGAGGAAGCAGGGCTTTTATGATCCTGGGACCTTCGAAGGAGATGTTGAATGGAGAAGGTCTGAAGCTTGCAAACCAGGACTCTGTGAGGATGTTCAGAAAAAGCAGCAGTACTGTGATCCTGAGGCCTTTGAAAGGGATGCTGAGCGGAGGAGGCCTCAAACTTGCAAACCAGGCCTACGTGAGGATAGTCAGAAACAGCAACAGCAATGTGAGATTGGATCCTTCAAGAAAGGAGCTGGGAGGAGGAGGTCTGCACGACGTCAGCCACAACTCTGTGAGGATGTTCAGAAGAAGCAGCTGTTTTGTGATCCTGAGACCTTTGAAAGAGACACTGAACCCAGAAAGTCTGAAGCCTGCAAACCAGAACCATGTGAGGATAGGCAGCACCATCAATGCTATGAAGCTGGAGCCTTCAAAAGAGGCATGGAGCAGAGAAGGTCTCTGCGACATGAACGAGTTTGCCAAGAGGATATTCGAGGGAGACAACAATGTTTCCAGCCTGAACCTATGGAGTGTGATGGTGAGAGAAGGAGGCTGCAAGGGTGTGAATCAGGATTAAGAGAATGTATTCCGAAGAAACAGCTGTATTGTGAACCCGGAGCCCTGGACAGGAAGTGTGAAAGGAGAAGGCCTCTGTTGAGGGTGGAGAAAGTGAGAAGGTGGGACCTCAAGTCTGCAAACCTACCCTGA
- the C2CD4D gene encoding C2 calcium-dependent domain-containing protein 4D: MFSRRKPPSPQLVCPNVLTPDRIPTFFIPPNLAALQDRRSCRSESPEASEAPAHSAEEHIVQAENSDQREGQVFGRLYSASSMPQLSGPMGMAILPESPHTRRRESLFHGRCLPRRFHGARFSSPPTKPPVRPGLVLDSDTASSTDTSPYSSPLLMRSLGCPLSCQAYGHRRRFPCRSANLSAAPRPSSLSTAETSSTDTSPSFPRREKEPPWGPVAPLPLFPLDLIRCHERLTKEVVLTVSKGGRVRLSSEYLPPQGRLRVRLVSAESFYPPHCDPRHVSCCVSLQLRPGMGPRQRSAVIKRSRNPIFNEDFFFEGVSSEELSRCSLRLKVLNKGSGMRRDVVLGECDVPLDSLLP, translated from the coding sequence ATGTTCTCCAGAAGGAAGCCCCCCAGCCCCCAGCTGGTTTGCCCCAATGTGCTTACACCGGACAGGATCCCAACCTTTTTCATCCCACCCAATCTGGCCGCCCTCCAGGACCGCCGCTCATGCAGGAGCGAGAGCCCCGAAGCCTCTGAGGCTCCGGCCCACTCTGCCGAGGAGCACATCGTCCAAGCGGAGAACTCAGACCAGAGGGAAGGCCAGGTTTTCGGGCGGCTCTACAGCGCCTCCTCCATGCCTCAGCTCTCTGGCCCAATGGGTATGGCCATCCTGCCTGAGAGCCCACACACACGCCGCCGGGAGTCTCTCTTCCACGGCAGGTGCCTGCCACGGCGATTCCACGgtgccaggttctcctcccctccaACTAAGCCTCCTGTGCGTCCCGGTTTAGTGTTGGACAGCGACACGGCTTCCTCCACCGATACGTCCCCGTACAGCTCTCCCCTGCTGATGCGCTCTCTAGGCTGCCCTCTGTCGTGCCAAGCCTACGGGCATCGCCGGAGATTCCCCTGCCGCTCCGCAAACCTCAGCGCAGCACCTCGCCCCAGCTCCCTGTCAACGGCGGAGACCAGTTCCACGGACACGAGCCCCAGCTTTCCGCGCCGGGAGAAGGAGCCCCCGTGGGGACCCGTGGCTCCTCTGCCACTCTTCCCGTTGGACCTGATCCGTTGCCACGAGCGGCTCACCAAGGAGGTGGTGCTGACGGTGAGCAAAGGGGGGCGCGTGCGGCTCTCCAGCGAATACTTGCCACCGCAAGGGCGTCTCCGGGTCAGGCTGGTGAGCGCGGAGTCCTTCTACCCACCCCACTGCGACCCGCGTCACGTCAGTTGCTGCGTCTCCCTGCAGCTGCGGCCGGGGATGGGCCCGAGGCAGCGCAGTGCTGTCATCAAGCGCAGCCGCAACCCTATCTTCAACGAGGACTTTTTTTTCGAGGGGGTCTCCTCGGAGGAGCTGTCCAGGTGCAGCCTGCGGCTGAAGGTCCTCAACAAAGGCTCTGGAATGCGGAGGGACGTGGTTCTGGGCGAATGCGATGTGCCGCTAGATTCTCTACTGCCCTGA
- the LOC133374969 gene encoding uncharacterized protein LOC133374969 → MRRPWLCGSGEGEGGRAQPRRRDNEPNKESFQSKSLQRDCERRRPQICEATLREAIQRKEDCYEALEKGCKSRKSQQVCYNESVDCEKRRSWSCEQALWDEVQRSLEHYEHELLENANDGRFQACKPGVCEDDQRKQCFYDPGTFEGDVEWRRSEACKPGLCEDVQKKQQYCDPEAFERDAERRRPQTCKPGLREDRQHHQCYEIGVFERGVEQRRTLRRERVGQEDIRGRQQCCDPEPKECDGERRRPQGCEPGLSECVPKKELHCEPGVLEGEGERRRLRREG, encoded by the coding sequence ATGAGGAGACCATGGCTGTGTGGatcaggagaaggggagggggggagggcacAGCCACGAAGAAGAGACAATGAACCGAACAAGGAGAGTTTTCAGTCGAAAAGTCTGCAAAGAGATTGTGAAAGGCGAAGGCCTCAAATATGTGAAGCAACACTGAGAGAGGCTATTCAGAGGAAAGAGGATTGCTATGAGGCCCTGGAAAAAGGGTGCAAAAGCAGAAAGTCACAACAAGTGTGTTACAATGAATCCGTGGACTGTGAGAAGAGAAGGTCTTGGTCATGCGAGCAAGCACTGTGGGATGAGGTTCAGAGAAGTCTAGAACATTATGAACATGAACTCCTGGAAAATGCGAATGATGGGAGGTTTCAAGCTTGCAAACCAGGAGTATGTGAGGATGACCAGAGGAAGCAGTGCTTTTATGATCCTGGGACCTTCGAAGGAGATGTTGAATGGAGAAGGTCTGAAGCTTGCAAACCAGGACTCTGTGAGGATGTTCAGAAAAAGCAGCAGTACTGTGATCCTGAGGCCTTTGAAAGGGATGCTGAGCGGAGGAGGCCTCAAACTTGCAAACCAGGCCTCCGTGAGGATAGGCAGCACCATCAATGTTATGAGATTGGAGTCTTCGAAAGAGGCGTGGAGCAGAGAAGGACTCTGCGACGTGAACGGGTTGGCCAAGAGGATATTCGAGGGAGACAGCAGTGTTGTGACCCTGAACCCAAGGAGTGTGATGGTGAGAGAAGGAGGCCTCAAGGGTGTGAGCCAGGATTAAGCGAGTGTGTTCCGAAGAAAGAGCTGCATTGTGAACCCGGAGTCCTGGAAGGAGAGGGTGAACGGAGAAGGCTTCGGCGAGAAGGTTAG